One window from the genome of Neospora caninum Liverpool complete genome, chromosome VI encodes:
- a CDS encoding putative cyclophilin: MPRFRLPSITSPSSMRTGPPPSSYMPPAASSSPPSSSPPASSRLPPAVASPLSDAGRRSFLPNPLVHLDISIGGRDAGRMVFQLFADTHPITAENFRCLCTGETGLGYWMRPRWYKSTPFHRIVPGFMCQGGDIHRGDGRGGESIYGQFFRDERFLYKHSKRGLLSMAKARRQHTNNSQFFITFDACPWLDGEHVVFGQLQSGAEVLDQIEAQGTPGGWKKRPVEIWNCGELLLNSLREVPREATAAVRHQEMLKDLIMDAAERPEKLYEPKEQVIPIPDDVYIKARRGF; this comes from the exons atgcctcgctttcgtctACCTTCCATCACAAGTCCTAGCTCCATGCGAACTGGGCCCCCTCCCTCCTCCTACATGCCtcctgctgcgtcttcctctcctccctcttcttctccccctgcgtcttctcgtctgcctccagCTGTGGCGTCTCCACTGAGTGACGCCGGTCGACGCTCCTTCCTCCCCAACCCTCTTGTGCATCTGGATATTTCCATCGGAGGTCGAGATGCAGGACGCATGGTGTTTCAG TTATTTGCCGACACACACCCCATAACGGCCGAGAActtccggtgtctctgcacgG GAGAGACTGGCCTCGGCTATTGGATGCGCCCTCGGTGGTACAAGAGCACCCCTTTCCACAGAATCGTCCCCGGCTTT ATGTGCCAGGGAGGAGATATTCACCGGGGCGACGGCAGGGGCGGGGAGAGCATCTACGGTCAGTTCTTCCGTGATGAGCGTTTCCTCTACAAGCACTCGAAACGAG GTTTGTTGTCGATGGCcaaggcgcggagacagcacacCAACAACAGCCAATTTTTTATCACATTCGACGCATGCCCGTGGCTAGATGGCGAGCACGTTGTCTTCGGACAGCTCCAGTCTGGCGCAGAAGTTTTGGACCAGATTGAAGCGCAGGGTACCCCAGGTggctggaagaagagacccGTGGAAATTTGGAATTG CGGCGAGCTGCTTCTGAACTCACTACGCGAGGTGCcacgagaggcgacagcggcagTCCGACACCAAGAAATGCTTAAGGATCTTATCATGGAC GCTGCGGAACGGCCCGAGAAGCTGTACGAGCCGAAGGAGCAAGTCATCCCGATCCCCGATGACGTGTATATTAAAGCTCGACGAGGCTTCTGA